In a genomic window of Streptomyces sp. SJL17-4:
- a CDS encoding response regulator transcription factor has translation MSIRVLVADDQTIIRTGLRIILNAQPGIEVVGEAADGREAVRLARELRPDVCLFDIRMPVLDGLEATRLVAGPGVADPLAVVVITTFDLDEYVYGSLRAGARGFLLKDTGPDLLAQAVRSAADGEALIAPSVTVRLLQTFADLPAGRPAAQPVSPVTAREEQVLLAVARGLTNTEIADVLHISLSTVKTHLASLMAKLGARNRVEIAMWAYETRRVLPGT, from the coding sequence GTGTCCATTCGCGTCCTCGTCGCTGACGACCAGACGATCATCCGCACCGGGTTGCGGATCATTCTGAACGCCCAGCCCGGTATCGAGGTGGTCGGCGAGGCCGCCGACGGGCGGGAAGCGGTACGTCTGGCCCGCGAACTGCGCCCCGACGTCTGCCTGTTCGACATCCGGATGCCCGTACTCGACGGGCTCGAGGCCACCCGGCTGGTCGCCGGCCCGGGCGTCGCCGACCCGCTGGCCGTCGTCGTCATCACCACGTTCGACCTCGACGAGTACGTCTACGGCTCACTGCGTGCCGGCGCCCGCGGATTCCTCCTCAAGGACACGGGACCGGACCTTCTGGCGCAGGCCGTACGGTCGGCGGCCGACGGTGAGGCGCTCATCGCGCCCAGCGTCACCGTCCGCCTGCTCCAGACGTTCGCGGACCTGCCCGCCGGCCGGCCCGCGGCCCAGCCGGTCTCCCCCGTCACCGCCCGCGAGGAGCAGGTGCTCCTCGCCGTCGCGCGCGGTCTGACCAACACCGAGATCGCCGACGTGCTGCACATCAGCCTCAGCACGGTGAAGACGCACCTGGCGAGCTTGATGGCCAAACTCGGCGCCCGCAACCGGGTCGAGATCGCGATGTGGGCCTACGAAACGCGCCGTGTCCTCCCCGGAACCTGA
- a CDS encoding MFS transporter: protein MWPLYAAGFTTAFGAHGIAASLGGFSEDAVTSLLILGGLLALYDGAEVLLKPVFGTLADRIGARPVLLGGLVAFAAASAVYAIADSPGWLWAARLGQGAAASAFSPSASALVARLNPAAKHGRAFGSYGFHKSIGYTLGPLLGGILVWAGGLRLLFTVMAVLAAAVAVWASLAVPVVPPLPKARQTVLDLARRLTSRTFLAPTAALAGATAALSVGVGFLPVSGRAAGLGTVATGAAVSLLALTAAVVQPAAGRALDEGRLTTRTGLTAGLLVTAAGLGCAMLPGLLGVLTGATLIGAGTGLITPLGFAALAAGTPRERLGQTMGSAELGRELGDAGGPLLVAAVATATTLTFGFAALALLLAIGPLLALRRRPA from the coding sequence ATGTGGCCCCTGTACGCGGCGGGCTTCACGACCGCGTTCGGCGCCCACGGCATCGCCGCGAGCCTCGGCGGCTTCTCGGAGGACGCCGTCACCTCGCTCCTGATACTCGGCGGGCTCCTCGCCCTGTACGACGGCGCCGAGGTCCTCCTCAAGCCGGTCTTCGGCACCCTCGCCGACCGGATCGGCGCGCGCCCCGTGCTCCTCGGCGGCCTGGTGGCGTTCGCCGCCGCCTCGGCGGTGTACGCGATCGCCGACAGCCCCGGCTGGCTGTGGGCCGCCCGCCTGGGCCAGGGCGCCGCCGCCTCCGCCTTCTCGCCCTCGGCCTCCGCGCTCGTCGCCCGGCTCAATCCGGCCGCCAAGCACGGGCGGGCCTTCGGCAGTTACGGCTTCCACAAGTCCATCGGCTACACCCTCGGCCCGCTCCTCGGCGGCATCCTCGTCTGGGCCGGCGGACTGCGCCTCCTCTTCACGGTCATGGCGGTCCTCGCGGCGGCCGTCGCGGTGTGGGCGTCCCTCGCCGTGCCCGTCGTGCCGCCGCTCCCCAAGGCCCGGCAGACCGTGCTCGATCTGGCCCGCCGGCTGACCTCCCGCACGTTCCTGGCGCCGACCGCCGCCCTCGCCGGCGCGACGGCGGCCCTCTCGGTCGGCGTCGGCTTCCTGCCGGTCTCCGGCCGCGCGGCCGGCCTCGGCACCGTGGCCACCGGCGCCGCCGTCTCCCTCCTCGCCCTGACCGCCGCCGTCGTCCAGCCCGCAGCCGGCCGCGCCCTGGACGAGGGCCGCCTGACGACCCGTACCGGTCTCACGGCCGGACTCCTCGTCACCGCCGCCGGACTCGGCTGCGCCATGCTCCCCGGCCTCCTCGGCGTACTCACCGGAGCGACCCTCATCGGCGCGGGCACCGGCCTGATCACCCCGCTCGGCTTCGCCGCCCTCGCGGCCGGCACCCCGCGGGAGCGGCTGGGACAGACCATGGGTTCGGCCGAACTCGGCCGGGAACTCGGCGACGCCGGCGGCCCCCTGCTCGTCGCCGCCGTCGCGACCGCCACGACCCTCACGTTCGGCTTCGCCGCACTCGCCCTTCTGCTGGCGATCGGCCCACTCCTGGCGCTGCGCCGACGACCCGCCTAG
- a CDS encoding phosphotransferase, translated as MTIGSRVLLDRVTLLLAGEFGIVPASLTEGPAGTATRNFVAETDTGDRWFVKTYPAGTDLTRAEAAAGLSEYARLCGVPVARARPVIDEERLVASYRATALSVTAYVAGAVTADGRLTGRRWEAVGTAIGRLHRGLARHPFGRPTRGPRDRSFDPARARVRLTDLVRRYEAEPPRSGFEQWAARASGERLAALHHVERLLEKAPSETTSQIVHGDLSGPNVLLRGDRVAAVIDFHPPGRRDAMWELGRLALDPRTVLTHADWPEGLARLVAAYRELHPVPPVAELVSVVRLTAAYLGCAVYPLNTVVDGLGPVTPSLEAYARSRVRAAVELRERLDEAEEVLRDHLR; from the coding sequence GTGACCATCGGCTCCCGTGTGCTGCTCGACCGTGTGACGCTCCTGCTCGCGGGCGAGTTCGGCATCGTTCCGGCCTCCCTCACCGAGGGGCCGGCGGGCACGGCGACCCGGAACTTCGTGGCGGAGACGGACACGGGCGACCGCTGGTTCGTGAAGACGTACCCGGCCGGGACGGATCTCACCCGGGCCGAGGCCGCTGCCGGGCTCAGCGAGTACGCCCGGCTCTGCGGTGTGCCCGTGGCGCGGGCCCGTCCCGTCATCGACGAGGAGCGGCTGGTCGCCTCGTACCGGGCGACGGCCCTCTCGGTGACGGCGTACGTCGCCGGAGCGGTCACGGCCGACGGACGGCTCACGGGCCGGAGATGGGAGGCGGTCGGGACGGCGATCGGGCGCCTGCACCGGGGTCTGGCCCGCCATCCGTTCGGCCGGCCCACGCGCGGCCCGAGGGACCGGTCCTTCGATCCGGCGCGCGCCCGCGTGCGGCTCACGGACCTGGTGCGCCGGTACGAGGCGGAGCCGCCGCGCAGCGGTTTCGAGCAGTGGGCGGCGAGAGCCTCGGGGGAACGGCTGGCCGCGCTGCATCACGTGGAACGGCTGCTCGAGAAGGCGCCGTCGGAGACGACCTCGCAGATCGTGCACGGGGATCTGTCGGGGCCGAACGTGCTGTTGCGGGGTGACCGCGTCGCCGCCGTGATCGACTTCCATCCGCCCGGCCGGCGCGACGCGATGTGGGAGCTGGGGCGCCTGGCGCTCGATCCCCGCACCGTGCTGACCCACGCGGACTGGCCGGAAGGCCTCGCGCGGCTCGTCGCCGCCTACCGCGAGCTGCATCCGGTGCCGCCGGTGGCGGAGCTGGTGAGCGTGGTGCGGCTGACGGCGGCGTACCTCGGGTGCGCGGTCTACCCCTTGAACACCGTCGTCGACGGGCTGGGACCGGTCACACCGTCCCTGGAGGCGTACGCCCGGAGTCGCGTTCGGGCCGCGGTCGAACTGCGCGAGCGGCTCGACGAGGCGGAGGAGGTACTCCGTGACCACCTCAGGTAG
- a CDS encoding NUDIX domain-containing protein — MTTSGSDPRPARPVEFLDVRRISFVEHPLPALTPWEQGEVDRLWADTKARTPTTFDGPLVASLGIDLPAPGVLVARWARLSYRHRALRVLRPPEDVPGSVFVTVLLPTERGLVVGRGAPTTAAPGRWTLPGGSVEPPADGHPLDGQAVRRDAARELAEELGVRIADEELRLFAVTRGRRFGSLGFHFLAPPVACALVLGRYAELVAVETGRGGGPELDVVAFVSSVAEAQRLGPGADYLPQVLRRYGDSV, encoded by the coding sequence GTGACCACCTCAGGTAGCGACCCCCGCCCGGCGCGGCCCGTGGAGTTCCTCGACGTTCGCCGGATCAGCTTCGTCGAGCACCCTCTGCCCGCCCTGACACCGTGGGAACAGGGGGAGGTGGACCGCCTGTGGGCCGACACGAAGGCCCGCACGCCTACCACGTTCGACGGGCCCCTGGTCGCGAGTCTGGGAATCGATCTCCCCGCGCCCGGTGTGCTGGTGGCGCGCTGGGCCCGGCTCTCCTACCGGCACAGGGCCCTGCGGGTTCTCCGGCCCCCCGAAGACGTGCCGGGGTCGGTGTTCGTCACGGTGCTGCTGCCCACCGAACGGGGCCTCGTGGTCGGCCGCGGGGCCCCCACCACAGCCGCACCCGGCCGCTGGACGCTCCCGGGTGGCTCGGTGGAACCGCCTGCCGACGGTCACCCGCTCGACGGGCAGGCCGTGCGGCGCGACGCCGCGCGAGAGCTCGCCGAAGAGCTCGGGGTCCGGATCGCCGACGAGGAGTTGCGGTTGTTCGCGGTCACCCGTGGACGCCGATTCGGCAGCCTCGGTTTCCATTTCCTCGCACCGCCCGTGGCCTGCGCCCTCGTGCTCGGGCGGTATGCCGAGCTCGTGGCCGTGGAGACCGGGCGTGGCGGCGGGCCCGAGCTGGACGTGGTCGCCTTCGTGTCGTCGGTCGCCGAGGCGCAGCGGCTCGGTCCGGGGGCGGACTATCTGCCTCAGGTCCTGCGCCGGTACGGCGATTCGGTCTGA
- a CDS encoding glycoside hydrolase family 13 protein, whose protein sequence is MAAPHSHRTDDWWRNAVIYQVYPRSFADGDGDGTGDLAGVRARLPYLAELGVDAVWFTPWYLSPLVDGGYDVADYRTIDPAFGTLAEAEKLIAEARELGIRVIVDIVPNHVSDQHAWFRAALAAGPGSPERELFHFRPGHGENGELPPNTWPSQFSGPTWTRVEDGEWYLHLFTPEQPDLNWDHPAVRREHEDVLRFWFERGVAGVRIDSAALLAKHPALADFVEGVDPHPYIDQDELHDIYRAWRAIADEYGAVFVGEVWLPDSERFARYLRPDELHTAFNFNFLSCPWEADRLRRTIDDTLAEHAPVGAPATWVLCNHDVTRTVTRYGRADTGFDFATKTFGTPTDLALGTRRARAAALLTLALPGSVYVYQGEELGLPEAEVPPDRIEDPMHARSGGTDPGRDGCRVPLPWTAGAPWYGFGSDAGSQPWLPQPRDWDDYAVDRQQTDPGSMLALYREALRLRRSVAGFGDGPLTWLPAAEGVLAFARGEGLLCLVNLSATPAELPAHQQLLLASGPLAADGRLPADTAVWLRT, encoded by the coding sequence GTGGCAGCCCCTCACTCGCATCGCACCGACGACTGGTGGCGCAACGCCGTCATCTACCAGGTGTATCCGCGCAGTTTCGCCGACGGCGACGGCGACGGCACCGGGGACCTCGCGGGCGTCCGGGCGAGACTGCCCTACCTCGCCGAACTGGGCGTCGACGCCGTCTGGTTCACGCCCTGGTACCTCTCGCCCCTGGTCGACGGCGGCTACGACGTCGCCGACTACCGCACCATCGACCCCGCATTCGGCACCCTCGCCGAGGCCGAGAAGCTCATCGCCGAGGCCCGCGAACTCGGCATCCGGGTGATCGTCGACATCGTCCCCAACCACGTCTCCGACCAGCACGCCTGGTTCCGCGCCGCCCTCGCGGCCGGCCCCGGCAGCCCGGAGCGCGAGCTCTTCCACTTCCGGCCCGGCCACGGCGAGAACGGTGAACTCCCGCCGAACACCTGGCCCTCCCAGTTCTCCGGACCGACCTGGACCCGGGTCGAGGACGGCGAGTGGTACCTCCACCTCTTCACCCCCGAACAGCCCGACCTCAACTGGGACCACCCGGCCGTGCGCCGCGAACACGAGGACGTCCTCCGCTTCTGGTTCGAACGAGGAGTCGCCGGCGTACGGATCGACTCCGCCGCGCTGCTCGCCAAGCACCCGGCCCTCGCCGACTTCGTCGAGGGCGTCGACCCCCACCCGTACATCGACCAGGACGAACTCCACGACATCTACCGGGCGTGGCGCGCGATAGCCGACGAGTACGGAGCCGTCTTCGTCGGCGAGGTCTGGCTCCCCGACTCCGAACGCTTCGCCCGCTACCTCCGCCCCGACGAACTCCACACCGCGTTCAACTTCAACTTCCTCTCCTGCCCCTGGGAGGCGGACCGGCTGCGCCGCACCATCGACGACACCCTCGCCGAACACGCCCCCGTCGGCGCCCCCGCGACCTGGGTCCTCTGCAACCACGACGTCACCCGCACGGTCACCCGCTACGGGCGCGCCGACACCGGCTTCGACTTCGCCACGAAGACCTTCGGCACCCCCACGGACCTCGCCCTCGGAACCCGACGGGCCCGCGCGGCGGCCCTGCTGACCCTGGCGCTCCCGGGATCGGTGTACGTGTACCAGGGCGAGGAACTGGGACTGCCCGAGGCGGAAGTGCCGCCGGACAGGATCGAGGACCCCATGCACGCCCGCTCCGGCGGCACCGACCCCGGCCGCGACGGCTGCCGCGTCCCGCTGCCGTGGACCGCCGGAGCGCCCTGGTACGGCTTCGGCTCCGACGCCGGCTCCCAGCCGTGGCTTCCCCAGCCCCGGGACTGGGACGACTACGCGGTGGACCGTCAGCAGACGGACCCGGGGTCGATGCTGGCGCTCTACCGCGAGGCGCTGAGGCTGCGCCGCTCGGTCGCGGGCTTCGGCGACGGCCCCCTGACCTGGCTGCCCGCGGCGGAGGGAGTGCTCGCCTTCGCCCGCGGCGAGGGCCTGCTGTGCCTGGTCAACCTCTCCGCGACCCCGGCCGAACTCCCGGCGCACCAGCAACTGCTCCTGGCGAGCGGCCCCCTGGCCGCCGACGGCCGCCTGCCCGCGGACACGGCGGTGTGGCTACGGACCTGA
- a CDS encoding carbohydrate ABC transporter permease, with amino-acid sequence MSTRTLISPAQLARPRGKALYWVVFAVVVGGFTLAFLGPLYWMVSSGFKDTQEVIQTPPTLVPETFAPENYSRAWEVMDLSTLLFNTLYYAFGALAFQLVLDVAAAYSLSKLRPIFGKAVLGMMLATLMIPATVLVVPQYLTVLDLPIFERNLLNSPWVIWLPSVTNAFNIFLLKRFFDSIPKELLDAASIDGASPMRILWSIVLPISRPILGVVSIFAVVGVWKDFLWPMLTLPDPAGQTLNVGIYSLSNGVPVNVLIAALTIASVPTLLIFLVFQRNIMSGLTAGGLKG; translated from the coding sequence ATGTCCACACGCACACTCATCTCGCCGGCGCAGCTCGCCCGCCCCCGCGGCAAGGCCCTCTACTGGGTCGTCTTCGCCGTCGTCGTCGGCGGCTTCACCCTGGCGTTCCTCGGCCCCCTCTACTGGATGGTGTCCAGCGGCTTCAAGGACACCCAGGAGGTCATCCAGACACCGCCGACCCTGGTGCCGGAAACCTTCGCGCCGGAGAACTACTCGCGCGCCTGGGAGGTCATGGACCTCTCCACGCTGCTCTTCAACACCCTCTACTACGCGTTCGGCGCGCTCGCCTTCCAGCTCGTGCTCGACGTGGCCGCCGCCTACTCCCTCTCCAAGCTCAGGCCGATCTTCGGCAAGGCCGTGCTCGGCATGATGCTCGCGACCCTGATGATCCCGGCGACCGTCCTCGTCGTACCCCAGTACCTGACCGTCCTGGACCTGCCGATCTTCGAGCGCAACCTGCTGAACTCGCCCTGGGTGATCTGGCTGCCCTCGGTGACCAACGCGTTCAACATCTTCCTGCTCAAGCGCTTCTTCGACTCGATCCCCAAGGAACTCCTGGACGCCGCGTCCATCGACGGAGCGTCCCCGATGCGGATCCTGTGGTCGATCGTGCTGCCCATCTCACGGCCGATCCTCGGAGTCGTGTCGATCTTCGCCGTCGTGGGGGTCTGGAAGGACTTCCTCTGGCCGATGCTCACGCTGCCCGACCCCGCCGGCCAGACCCTCAACGTCGGCATCTACTCCCTCTCCAACGGCGTCCCGGTCAACGTCCTGATCGCCGCGCTGACCATCGCGTCCGTGCCGACCCTCCTCATCTTCCTGGTCTTCCAGCGCAACATCATGAGCGGCCTCACGGCGGGCGGCCTCAAGGGCTGA
- a CDS encoding sugar ABC transporter permease translates to MSAPSLTPSTTGSARHSPPPAAGPVPPGGRARFAKSLRRNLTAHGFLIGAVLCFAFFSWYPMVREFLLAFQKTESGQSTWVGFDNLVTVVNDPAFWQAWRNTLLFTVLALVFGFVVPFVVALVINEFHHGQGYLRLLVYLPVMLPPVASVLLFKYLYDPGYGLLNELFRSVGLPEQQWLQDPDLSMLSVVIASTWMNMGGAALIYLAALQSIPGELYEAAELDGAGLFRKIWHVTIPQTRLILSLMLLMQVIATMQVFVEPFLLTGGAGPEGSTTTVVYLIYQYAFNFNNYGAAAALGLLLLVLLAGFSAAYVKLSRAEDE, encoded by the coding sequence ATGTCGGCCCCCAGCCTGACCCCGAGCACGACGGGCAGTGCCCGCCACTCCCCGCCGCCCGCGGCGGGACCCGTACCCCCCGGTGGCCGTGCCCGCTTCGCGAAGAGCCTGCGGCGCAACCTCACCGCCCACGGCTTCCTCATCGGCGCCGTGCTCTGCTTCGCCTTCTTCTCCTGGTACCCGATGGTCAGGGAGTTCCTCCTGGCCTTCCAGAAGACCGAGAGCGGACAGTCGACCTGGGTCGGCTTCGACAACCTCGTCACCGTCGTCAACGACCCGGCCTTCTGGCAGGCCTGGCGCAACACGCTCCTCTTCACCGTGCTCGCGCTCGTCTTCGGCTTCGTCGTCCCCTTCGTCGTCGCCCTCGTCATCAACGAGTTCCACCACGGCCAGGGTTACCTGCGGCTCCTCGTCTACCTGCCCGTGATGCTGCCGCCGGTCGCCTCGGTTCTCCTCTTCAAGTACCTGTACGACCCCGGCTACGGCCTCCTCAACGAACTGTTCCGGTCCGTCGGCCTCCCCGAGCAGCAATGGCTCCAGGACCCCGACCTCTCCATGCTCTCCGTCGTCATCGCGTCGACCTGGATGAACATGGGCGGCGCCGCCCTGATCTACCTCGCGGCGCTCCAGAGCATCCCCGGCGAGCTCTACGAGGCGGCCGAACTCGACGGCGCCGGGCTGTTCCGCAAGATCTGGCACGTCACCATCCCGCAGACCCGCCTGATCCTCTCCCTGATGCTGCTCATGCAGGTCATCGCCACCATGCAGGTCTTCGTCGAACCGTTCCTGCTCACCGGGGGCGCGGGCCCCGAGGGATCGACCACGACCGTCGTCTACCTCATCTACCAGTACGCCTTCAACTTCAACAACTACGGTGCCGCGGCGGCGCTCGGCCTGCTCCTCCTCGTACTCCTGGCCGGATTCTCGGCGGCGTACGTGAAGCTCAGCCGCGCCGAGGACGAGTAG
- a CDS encoding extracellular solute-binding protein: protein MRSARFRRTRRASAVTLVSALTLTALAACGTSSSNNNGSGGSEGGGSSDPTAPLDPKTKVTLTIDCMPPAAKAAELKEWKEDVAAFNKTYPNVTIEGRSTPGQCLEPPRFTAMLKAKSQPDVFYTYFTDLPQVLSENGAADITAYVNDKSVPLLKDIDPNVLNSLKQDGKLYGLPTSNYTMGLLVNRKLFKDAGLDPDAPPRTWEEVRTAAKKIAGLGNGVAGFGEYSAGNTGGWHFTAQMYSIGGEVVDASGKKAAFNNELGKQVAKNLHAMRWEDDSMGKTQLLKWGDLQKQIATDKLGMFLAAPDDIAYMVQQLGAKYENFGMGPIPGEKNTLAGGNNYMIKQGISGDKIKAAVAWLNFKNLTVGKGQFDWARTKQDALPVGVPQPNFWLNDSKTKDDAARVANATMPVENFKSFMDNPVAGKAEPPKAQEVYKVLDNVMSGLLTNEDADIDKLLATAEAQVNQVLATQ from the coding sequence ATGAGAAGTGCCCGGTTCCGCCGTACGCGCCGCGCCAGCGCGGTCACCCTCGTCTCCGCGCTCACGCTGACCGCGCTCGCCGCCTGCGGCACGAGCAGCAGCAACAACAACGGCAGCGGCGGTTCCGAGGGCGGTGGGTCCTCCGACCCCACCGCCCCGCTGGACCCGAAGACCAAGGTCACGCTCACGATCGACTGCATGCCCCCCGCGGCGAAGGCGGCCGAGCTCAAGGAGTGGAAGGAGGACGTCGCCGCGTTCAACAAGACGTACCCCAATGTCACCATCGAGGGCCGCTCCACCCCCGGCCAGTGTCTGGAGCCGCCGCGCTTCACCGCGATGCTCAAGGCCAAGTCCCAGCCGGACGTGTTCTACACCTACTTCACCGACCTGCCGCAGGTGCTCTCCGAGAACGGCGCCGCGGACATCACCGCGTACGTCAACGACAAGAGCGTCCCGCTCCTCAAGGACATCGACCCGAACGTCCTGAACTCCCTCAAGCAGGACGGCAAGCTCTACGGCCTCCCCACCAGCAACTACACGATGGGCCTGCTGGTCAACCGCAAGCTCTTCAAGGACGCCGGCCTCGACCCCGACGCCCCGCCGCGCACCTGGGAAGAGGTCCGCACCGCCGCCAAGAAGATCGCCGGACTCGGCAACGGCGTCGCAGGCTTCGGCGAGTACAGCGCCGGCAACACCGGCGGCTGGCACTTCACCGCCCAGATGTACAGCATCGGCGGAGAGGTCGTCGACGCGAGCGGCAAGAAGGCCGCCTTCAACAACGAGCTGGGCAAGCAGGTCGCCAAGAACCTCCACGCCATGCGCTGGGAGGACGACAGCATGGGCAAGACCCAGCTGCTCAAGTGGGGCGACCTGCAGAAGCAGATCGCCACCGACAAGCTCGGCATGTTCCTCGCCGCCCCCGACGACATCGCGTACATGGTCCAGCAACTCGGCGCGAAGTACGAGAACTTCGGCATGGGCCCCATCCCCGGCGAGAAGAACACCCTGGCCGGCGGCAACAACTACATGATCAAGCAGGGCATCTCCGGCGACAAGATCAAGGCCGCCGTCGCCTGGCTCAACTTCAAGAACCTCACGGTCGGCAAGGGCCAGTTCGACTGGGCCCGCACCAAGCAGGACGCGCTCCCCGTCGGCGTGCCGCAGCCCAACTTCTGGCTGAACGACTCCAAGACGAAGGACGACGCCGCACGCGTCGCCAACGCCACCATGCCGGTCGAGAACTTCAAGTCCTTCATGGACAACCCCGTCGCAGGCAAGGCCGAGCCGCCGAAGGCGCAGGAGGTCTACAAGGTCCTCGACAACGTGATGTCCGGCCTCCTCACCAACGAGGACGCGGACATCGACAAGCTCCTCGCCACCGCCGAGGCGCAGGTCAACCAGGTCCTCGCCACCCAGTGA